A single region of the Pararge aegeria chromosome 18, ilParAegt1.1, whole genome shotgun sequence genome encodes:
- the LOC120631754 gene encoding uncharacterized protein LOC120631754, with product MVNDDSDDKTATRTKPRSRGSDFRSLRILVIEPRGRYCKSVWCAIGIGLAHVFIGATVMTALLFHLNVGDLHAVLCTVAYHFFTAEAILSLNYANGWSAPLHLRHRRYAHIFLQFCGIVCGITGTLLVCKSKGLSGTVHGVTGMATATLAVISLLTGPCGLLRGRYFKFVHTCFGIPTFLLSSISLCSGLSTSDFEKWANTTVIFILIGFIVFYTVFILVTCFIKCMMRIY from the exons ATGGTAAACGATGACAGTGATGATAAAACTGCCACTCGTACGAAACCAAGATCTCGTGGTTCTGACTTCCGTTCTTTGCGTATACTGGTCATCGAACCACGAGGCCGGTATTGTAAATCGGTATGGTGTGCCATCGGTATTGGGCTAGCTCATGTCTTTATAGGGGCGACAGTTATGACTGCTTTGTTGTTTCATTTAAATGTAGGTGACCTTCACGCTGTCCTGTGTACTGTTGCA TATCATTTCTTTACCGCAGAAGCTATATTGAGCTTGAACTACGCCAATGGTTGGTCGGCTCCATTGCATTTACGGCACAGGCGATATGCACACATTTTCCTGCAATTCTGCGGTATTGTCTGTGGCATAACGGGAACGCTTTTAGTATGCAAGTCCAAAGGTTTATCAGGAACTGTACATGGTGTAACCG gTATGGCAACAGCTACATTGGCGGTCATATCGCTTCTAACTGGGCCTTGTGGTTTATTACGCGgtcgttattttaaatttgttcatACGTGTTTTGGCATTCCAACATTTCTGTTATCATCGATAAGTCTTTGCAGTGGTTTATCTACGTCTGATTTCGAAAAGTGGGCAAACACAACtgtgatatttattttgataggtTTCATTGTTTTCTATACGGTATTTATTTTGGTGACGTGTTTTATAAAGTGTATGATGaggatttattaa
- the LOC120631504 gene encoding uncharacterized protein LOC120631504 has protein sequence MVAADPEAVNSSKLEDVGTENYSLKIFQSTLNLLAHILIGIVVGISILFAFRNGLPTNNMTNLHIVLCVIGYQLLMAEGILALCPYNSWTAGLRLVDKRRTHTILQILGSVLAIVGSILKSLDKSTNWNTLHGKFALVAMVFTTVSLVNGLTSLYAYELRKCVPGNFSKIPHIVFGVVAFVASLIALCYGFDYGFFKNWTANAGPPFGFAYAIMAMSAAFTFIIIVNPMITALNKTVRMCK, from the exons ATGGTTGCGGCTGATCCCGAGGCAGTGAATAGTTCGAAACTGGAAGATGTGGGAACGGAAAATTATTCCTTGAAAATTTTTCAATCTACATTGAACTTGTTAGCTCATATACTCATTGGTATTGTAGTAGGAATTTCCATACTATTTGCGTTCAGGAATGGATTACCGACGAATAATATGACGAATCTGCATATCGTTTTGTGTGTTATTGGA TACCAATTATTGATGGCCGAAGGAATTCTTGCACTCTGCCCTTACAACAGTTGGACTGCTGGATTGAGATTGGTTGACAAGAGAAGAACACACACAATTCTACAGATCCTGGGTTCAGTGCTAGCTATTGTTGGTAGCATTCTCAAAAGTCTGGACAAGAGTACTAACTGGAATACTCTACATGGTAAATTTG CTCTGGTAGCAATGGTCTTCACTACAGTGAGTCTAGTTAACGGACTAACGTCACTTTACGCATATGAATTACGTAAATGCGTGCCGGGGAACTTCTCCAAAATTCCCCACATCGTCTTCGGCGTAGTTGCATTTGTTGCATCTTTGATCGCACTCTGCTACGGATTCGACTATGGATTTTTCAAAAACTGGACTGCGAACGCAGGCCCACCTTTTGGGTTTGCTTATGCTATAATGGCGATGTCCGCGGCATTCACCTTCATTATAATCGTCAACCCAATGATTACCGCATTAAATAAAACTGTTCGAATGTGCAAATGA